The Candidatus Hinthialibacter antarcticus genome includes the window TGGTATTTGAAGAGAAAAACGAAAACGTCTCGATTAAGTGCGCCAAGTTTTCTGCGAAGTTAAAGGGACAAGACGCAGCGTTATATCCTCCCTTCAACCAGGTGGATGAAGGCGATGAGTTAGGGATGCCGGTCGAAACCCTGAAATCGCTGATTAAGCGCACCATCTTCGCCACCTCGCAAGAGAAGTCGCGCTATGAACTCGACGGCGTCAAATTTGAACTCGCTGATGGAAAACTCACTTGCATCGCAACCGATGGACGCCGCATGGCGATGTACAAAGCGTCAAACGAAAAATGGCCAAAAGGCCCCATCAGCATTCTGGTTCCTTCAAAGACCCTGACCACCATTCAGCAATCCATGCCGGATGAAGGCGAAGTGACGATACGCATCCAGGAACGAAAAATACAATTCAGTTGCGGCGATGTTGTGATCGTCTCTAACTTGCTGGTGGATAATTTTCCCCAATATGAACGAATTTTGCCTTCAGAAGGTAAATTCAAAACGCTGATTAACCGTAGCGAATTGATGTCAGCAGTCAAACGCGCCGCCAATTTAACCAGTCTTGAGACCAGCATGTTGGTGTTTAAGATGGATAAAGGCCAGATCGAAGTGGTCGGCGAGCGCGAAGAAGTAGGCGGATCAGGACGCGATGTGGTTGATTGCGGCTATGAAGGCGACCCAATGGAAATTCGTTACAATCACCGTTATGTCAGCGATGTTTTGCGCGCGTTAGATGAAGAAAAAATCGAATTGGAATTGACCGATTCACGTAAACCCGGTGTGTTTCGCAGCGAGGGCGTCGATGATTATTTGTATGTTTTGATGCCAATGCGGCCCCCGGAAGACGAAGAGAAAAAAGAAGAATAAAATTTATATCCTAAACAATATCAGTATGTAATGAAGGTAAATATAAAATTTTTCTTGATTGTGCGCGTTCACGCGCTATACTCTCTCTCTGTTGTGAAACGCAATCAAAAAAATTTATAGAAATTAGAGAATTATGCCTTCAGACTCTCCGCAAAGTAATCGACGATTTGATCGTGAACTCGCCATTGAACGCGCTTGTTATTGCCCATCATATAGCCCGAGTAAAATTCGCATCCAGGAATATTTTGTCTGCGATTCACCCAAACCCCCGCTGGATATCTGTGAAGAATGCCCGATTAACGGCCTGCGCGAGCCGTCAACCATTGTGGTTGCGACCTACATGAAACCGGGCGAACTCGAAGATATCAAAGAAGAAGACCAGAAATAAACGAGATTGCTTCGCTGCGCTCGCGATGACACAAACCAAACGTAGTCGCTGTGGTCCCGTAGGGCGGGTTCTTAACCCAAGAGATTAAACTTGCTTCGATTTACTCCGCTTTGGCTCGGCGCCGGGGATTTCTACGAACGTTCAGATGATTTATATCGGTTTTTCTGCCCCCCTTTTTTAAGGGGGGACGGCGCGAAGCGCCAGGGGGGATCAGGATGAGTTAGGTAGGGTGGGTCGCGCAGTATCGACCCACCATCTTAGTCCCGTAGGGTGGGTTCTTAACCCACCAGATATGGCTGGATTCAGCAGAAGTAAGTACAACAAAAAAAGCGGCAGGGCAGCTAAAACATCCACATCTCGAAAATCGTCAGCCAACTGCCGTCTTGCGGGCGGGAAAATTCGATTCGCACAGCGTCGCATTCAACCGCTTCATTCAAGATCAAAACGCTCGAGCGCATATCCGGCTTGTAAGATAACGAACCCGCGTCCAGCCATTCGCCTTGACGGTTGCGCACCCGCATGGTGTTCTCATGCAAGTAATCAAGTTTTTTGGTTCCATGAAATAACAACATGCGCGAAATCGGTTTGAATTCAGCAAGTTCTATTTGAATCCAACCGCCGTCGCTTGGAATCTCGCCGCTCGACCAATAGGTGCGGCGCCCATATCCACGAACGCTGATATTATTGTCAAACGCCGCATCCAAAAAGACTGGATTATTTGAATCAACCGTCCACGACGGCTTATTCATCGTTCTGTGAGAGAGTCCTGGAATAAATACTCGATAGCCGTCAAGTAAAAAACCCTGATACCCAAGCCCACTTTCGCCAAACAAAGTTTGCAGCGACTTCATTGTAAGAGGCGCGTAGCGCTCAACCGCTTCTAACGATGGATTGTTGTAATAAAAATTTTCCTGGAAAACATAACCAACCCGCTGGCTACGTATATTTTCATAGGCAAGTGAAGGAAAACGCCTGGATAGGCGGTCGATACTGTTTAACGATCCGTTTGATGCAAAGGTTAAACATTCGCCGATCCAATCGCGTCCTGCGTTAATCGGTGTCGAGTCAAAACCCGATTCACAAA containing:
- the dnaN gene encoding DNA polymerase III subunit beta, yielding MKFTTSSATWMRGISAVQTAVGSAISNQILENIHVSCEDNLVSFLATNLSVTIRCDGEAEIEAPGSTVLPAKILVGLVQSLPNDDVVFEEKNENVSIKCAKFSAKLKGQDAALYPPFNQVDEGDELGMPVETLKSLIKRTIFATSQEKSRYELDGVKFELADGKLTCIATDGRRMAMYKASNEKWPKGPISILVPSKTLTTIQQSMPDEGEVTIRIQERKIQFSCGDVVIVSNLLVDNFPQYERILPSEGKFKTLINRSELMSAVKRAANLTSLETSMLVFKMDKGQIEVVGEREEVGGSGRDVVDCGYEGDPMEIRYNHRYVSDVLRALDEEKIELELTDSRKPGVFRSEGVDDYLYVLMPMRPPEDEEKKEE